From Carya illinoinensis cultivar Pawnee chromosome 5, C.illinoinensisPawnee_v1, whole genome shotgun sequence, one genomic window encodes:
- the LOC122308912 gene encoding stemmadenine O-acetyltransferase-like, which yields MKALLIQVISEESIKPSSPTPPHLRHYQLSFLDQIAPPVFMPLVLFFPNLEAHNSLANLSKVLQLKKSLSETLTRFYPLAGRVKDNLCVDCNDEGVHYVEAKANCQLVEFLEDPVPAELNKFLPLALDDIKDLAVVVQVTSFNCGGIAIGLGMSHKVADALSFFTFLNSWAAINNTLGENCEIMVSRPRFDSATLFPPKALTGFEPRTGIVKDNIVTKRFVFDASAIAAVKAKYTENSEHPTRPTRVEALSAFIWTRFMATTQSKSDQQRKLYTVLHAVNLRTRMDPPLPENYFGNISRVAISVPSMDNDHPGEYHGILNQVRESIRKVNVDFVKELRENEGHLNFIKELAARLTEGELVSFSFTSLCRFPIYEADFGWGKPVWVGSASLTFKNLVAFLDTKSGNGIEAWINLKEEDMAKFECDEELLALVSPASRPNGKIYAS from the coding sequence ATGAAGGCTTTACTTATCCAAGTTATCTCCGAGGAGAGCATCAAGCCCTCTTCTCCAACTCCGCCCCACCTCCGCCATTACCAGCTCTCCTTTCTTGATCAAATAGCACCCCCAGTTTTTATGCCTTTGGTTCTCTTCTTCCCTAATTTAGAAGCCCATAACAGTCTGGCCAACTTAAGCAAAGTACTGCAGCTTAAGAAATCCTTGTCCGAGACCTTAACCCGATTCTACCCACTAGCAGGACGGGTTAAGGACAATCTCTGTGTTGATTGCAACGACGAGGGTGTCCACTATGTTGAAGCCAAAGCCAACTGCCAACTTGTTGAATTTCTGGAGGACCCAGTTCCTGCTGAGCTCAACAAGTTTCTACCTCTAGCACTGGACGATATCAAGGATTTAGCTGTAGTCGTTCAAGTCACATCGTTCAACTGCGGGGGGATTGCTATCGGTCTTGGCATGTCCCACAAGGTTGCGGACGCCTTGTCATTCTTCACGTTTCTCAACAGTTGGGCTGCCATTAATAATACTCTCGGTGAGAACTGTGAAATAATGGTGAGCCGGCCTCGATTCGATTCCGCCACCCTTTTCCCACCGAAAGCTCTGACGGGCTTTGAACCGAGGACGGGGATCGTGAAGGACAACATTGTGACGAAAAGGTTTGTGTTTGATGCGTCCGCAATAGCGGCAGTTAAAGCTAAATACACTGAAAACAGTGAACATCCAACGCGACCAACGCGCGTCGAGGCCTTGTCAGCTTTCATATGGACCCGTTTCATGGCTACAACTCAATCGAAATCGGATCAACAACGGAAGCTCTACACGGTTCTCCATGCTGTTAACCTACGCACCAGGATGGACCCACCTCTTCCGGAGAACTACTTCGGGAACATAAGTCGCGTGGCGATCTCTGTACCGTCTATGGATAACGATCATCCTGGAGAGTATCATGGCATCCTTAACCAAGTTAGGGAGTCTATAAGGAAAGTGAACGTGGATTTCGTGAAGGAACTTCGAGAGAATGAGGGGCACTTGAACTTCATCAAAGAGCTAGCCGCAAGATTAACCGAAGGAGAGTTGGTATCATTCAGCTTCACCAGCTTGTGCAGGTTTCCTATATATGAAGCTGACTTTGGGTGGGGGAAGCCGGTGTGGGTTGGCTCTGCAAGTTTGACGTTCAAGAATCTGGTCGCGTTTCTTGACACCAAGTCAGGGAATGGAATAGAGGCATGGATTAACCTGAAGGAGGAGGACATGGCTAAATTTGAATGCGATGAGGAGCTGCTAGCGCTTGTTTCCCCTGCCTCGCGGCCGAACGGGAAAATTTATGCATCCTAG
- the LOC122310254 gene encoding uncharacterized protein LOC122310254 produces the protein MGNLMWSDLFCEYNINVLAAQTSDHSPLLVNARKRGMRSLCFETRRKKIFRFEASWNVHEACNNIIKSTWSSQNTVQDLKMNSIMRKLNRCKESLKHWSSSLGKKQRDIQGQLKLLLKMQDSNKGSNSAAIKVLQKEIDKSLEEENLKWKQREKQFWLRDGDRNSKFFHKCAN, from the coding sequence ATGGGTAATTTGATGTGGTCTGACCTGTTCTGTGAATACAATATCAATGTTCTTGCTGCCCAAACTTCTGACCATAGCCCATTATTGGTTAATGCTAGAAAGAGAGGTATGAGGTCTTTATGTTTTGAGACAAGAAGGAAGAagattttcagatttgaagcaAGCTGGAATGTACATGAAGCATGCAACAACATTATTAAATCTACTTGGTCCTCCCAGAATACAGTTCAGGACCTAAAGATGAATTCAATCATGAGGAAACTAAACAGATGCAAGGAGTCTTTAAAGCATTGGAGCTCAAGCCTTGGGAAAAAACAGAGGGACATCCAAGGACAATTAAAGCTACTTTTGAAGATGCAAGACTCAAACAAGGGCTCTAACTCAGCAGCTATAAAGGTGCTACAGAAGGAAATTGACAAATCCCTTGAGGAAGAGAACctgaaatggaaacaaagagaaaaacaGTTTTGGTTGAGAGATGGTGACAGAAATTCTAAATTCTTCCATAAATGTGCCAATTAG